In Mycolicibacterium phocaicum, one DNA window encodes the following:
- a CDS encoding circularly permuted type 2 ATP-grasp protein, with product MSPRTSHSGPARTRPTSPGNRYDGVFNGYDDVDGYAAAYDEMFDAQGAVRGLYKGVFAELAPSDTDELAARSEALGRAFTDQGITFSLSGQERPFPLDLVPRVISAAEWSKLEKGIKQRVKALEMYLDDVYGDQEILRDGVIPRRLVTSCEHFHREAAGIVPPNGVRIHVAGIDLIRDDKGDFRVLEDNLRSPSGVSYVMENRRTMARVFPNLFATHRVRAVGDYSSHLLRALRNAAASNEADPTVVVLTPGVYNSAYFEHSLLARQMGVELVEGRDLFCRDNVVYMWTTEGERQVDVIYRRIDDMFLDPMQFRPDTVLGVAGLLNAARAGNVVISSAVGNGVGDDKLVYTYVPTIIEYYLGEKPLLANVDTYRCWLEDECEEVLDRIRELVIKPVEGSGGYGIVFGPDASEKEIAAISKKVRADPRGWIAQPVVQLSTVPTRIGDKLAPRHVDLRPFAVNDGDDVWVLPGGLTRVALPEGSLVVNSSQGGGSKDTWVLASRASTADHELAAAEVVRSLPSAGQAADEGPPQQAVQTAHQQQQQQQQAVMY from the coding sequence ATGAGCCCACGGACATCGCACAGTGGCCCCGCGCGGACGCGGCCCACCTCCCCAGGGAATCGCTACGACGGTGTTTTCAACGGCTACGACGACGTCGACGGTTATGCCGCCGCGTACGACGAGATGTTCGACGCCCAGGGCGCCGTGCGCGGTCTCTACAAGGGCGTCTTCGCCGAGTTGGCGCCGTCGGACACCGACGAGCTGGCGGCCCGGTCCGAAGCGCTCGGCCGCGCGTTCACCGACCAGGGCATCACGTTCTCGCTGTCTGGCCAGGAACGGCCGTTTCCGCTGGATCTGGTGCCCCGGGTCATCTCGGCCGCCGAGTGGTCGAAGCTGGAAAAGGGCATCAAGCAGCGGGTCAAGGCGCTCGAGATGTACCTCGACGACGTCTACGGCGATCAGGAGATCCTGCGCGACGGAGTCATCCCGCGCCGGCTGGTGACCTCGTGCGAACACTTTCACCGCGAGGCGGCCGGCATCGTCCCACCCAACGGCGTCCGCATCCACGTCGCGGGCATCGACCTGATCCGGGACGACAAGGGCGACTTCCGGGTGCTCGAGGACAACCTGCGCTCGCCGTCCGGGGTGTCCTACGTCATGGAGAACCGGCGCACCATGGCCCGCGTCTTCCCCAACCTCTTCGCGACGCACCGGGTGCGGGCGGTCGGTGACTACTCGTCGCACCTGCTGCGGGCACTGCGCAACGCCGCGGCATCGAACGAGGCGGACCCGACCGTGGTGGTGCTCACCCCGGGCGTCTACAACTCGGCCTACTTCGAGCACTCCCTGCTGGCCCGGCAGATGGGCGTCGAACTGGTCGAGGGCCGCGACCTGTTCTGTCGCGACAACGTCGTCTACATGTGGACCACCGAGGGCGAGCGCCAGGTCGACGTCATCTACCGCCGGATCGACGACATGTTCCTCGACCCCATGCAGTTCCGGCCCGACACCGTGCTGGGCGTCGCCGGCCTGCTCAACGCGGCCCGCGCGGGCAACGTCGTCATCTCCAGCGCGGTGGGCAACGGCGTCGGTGACGACAAGCTCGTCTACACCTACGTGCCGACCATCATCGAGTACTACCTCGGCGAGAAGCCGCTGCTGGCGAACGTCGACACCTACCGCTGCTGGCTCGAGGACGAATGCGAGGAAGTGCTCGACCGCATCCGCGAGCTCGTCATCAAGCCGGTCGAGGGCTCGGGCGGCTACGGCATCGTCTTCGGGCCGGACGCGTCCGAGAAGGAGATCGCGGCGATCTCGAAGAAGGTGCGCGCCGACCCGCGCGGGTGGATCGCCCAGCCGGTGGTGCAACTGTCGACGGTGCCGACGCGGATCGGCGACAAGCTGGCCCCGCGGCACGTCGATCTGCGGCCGTTCGCGGTCAACGACGGTGACGACGTGTGGGTGCTGCCCGGCGGCCTGACGCGCGTCGCGCTGCCGGAGGGCTCGCTGGTGGTGAACTCCAGCCAGGGCGGGGGATCGAAGGACACCTGGGTGCTGGCATCGCGGGCCTCGACCGCCGACCACGAGCTGGCGGCCGCCGAAGTCGTCCGCTCGCTGCCGTCGGCCGGCCAGGCCGCCGACGAGGGGCCCCCACAGCAGGCCGTCCAAACTGCCCATCAACAGCAGCAGCAACAGCAACAGGCGGTGATGTACTGA
- a CDS encoding transglutaminase family protein, with product MWRLRVVHATGYAYKSAVTASFNEARLTPRSDSRQNVVLNRVETTPATRSYRYIDYWGTAVTAFDLHAPHTELEVTSSSVVETDKGEMPAELVTWDDLAGAGVRDRFDELLVPTAYTPVSKRLQRVGQRIMKYYDPQEAVIAAANWVDTELDYVPGTTGVHSSGLDALREGKGVCQDFAHLTLILLRSMGIPARYVSGYLHPQRRAEVGDTIEGQSHAWVQAWTGGWWDYDPTNDVEINEQYVTVAVGRDYSDVTPLKGIYSGEGSTDLDVVVEITRLA from the coding sequence ATGTGGCGGCTCAGAGTTGTCCATGCCACCGGGTATGCCTACAAGTCGGCGGTGACGGCGTCGTTCAACGAGGCCAGGTTGACGCCGCGCTCGGACTCGCGGCAGAACGTCGTCCTCAACCGCGTCGAGACCACACCGGCCACCCGGTCGTACCGGTACATCGACTACTGGGGCACCGCGGTGACGGCCTTCGATCTGCACGCGCCGCACACCGAGTTGGAGGTGACGTCGTCCTCGGTCGTCGAGACCGACAAGGGCGAAATGCCCGCGGAGTTGGTCACCTGGGATGACCTGGCCGGTGCCGGCGTGCGGGACCGGTTCGACGAACTGCTCGTCCCCACCGCGTACACGCCGGTCAGCAAGCGGCTGCAGCGCGTCGGCCAGCGGATCATGAAGTACTACGACCCGCAGGAAGCCGTGATCGCCGCGGCGAACTGGGTGGACACCGAACTCGACTACGTTCCCGGCACCACCGGTGTGCACTCGTCAGGGCTGGATGCGCTGCGCGAAGGCAAGGGCGTCTGTCAGGACTTCGCGCATCTGACGCTGATCTTGTTGCGCAGCATGGGGATTCCGGCCCGGTACGTGTCCGGCTACCTGCACCCGCAGCGCCGGGCCGAGGTCGGCGACACCATCGAAGGTCAGAGCCACGCCTGGGTGCAGGCCTGGACCGGTGGCTGGTGGGACTACGACCCGACCAACGACGTCGAGATCAACGAGCAGTACGTGACGGTCGCGGTGGGGCGGGACTATTCGGACGTCACCCCGCTGAAGGGCATCTACTCCGGCGAGGGCTCCACCGACCTGGATGTCGTCGTGGAAATCACCCGGCTCGCTTGA
- a CDS encoding CBS domain-containing protein yields MRIADVLSNKGAAVATIAPETTVSQLLASLAALNIGAMVVVGADGLAGIVSERDVVRELHKRGGGLLGQPVSEIMTTVLATCTPRDTVDHLVVLMTQNRVRHVPVLDDGRLAGIVSIGDVVKTRMEELETEQQHLQDYITQGG; encoded by the coding sequence ATGCGGATCGCGGACGTACTGAGCAACAAGGGTGCCGCGGTAGCGACCATCGCCCCGGAGACCACAGTGTCGCAACTACTGGCCAGCCTCGCGGCGCTCAACATCGGCGCCATGGTGGTCGTCGGGGCCGACGGATTGGCCGGCATCGTGTCCGAGCGCGACGTCGTGCGCGAACTGCACAAGCGCGGCGGTGGCCTACTGGGCCAGCCGGTTTCGGAGATCATGACAACCGTCCTGGCGACCTGCACGCCGCGGGACACCGTCGACCATCTCGTGGTGCTGATGACCCAGAACCGGGTGCGGCACGTGCCCGTCCTCGACGACGGCAGGCTGGCCGGCATCGTCAGCATCGGCGACGTGGTCAAGACCCGGATGGAAGAACTCGAGACCGAGCAGCAGCACCTGCAGGACTACATCACCCAGGGCGGTTAA
- a CDS encoding family 2A encapsulin nanocompartment shell protein, producing MTSAQNESQALGDLAARQLANATKTVPQLSTITPRFLLHLLSWVPVEAGIYRVNRVVNPEQVAIHAEQGSGTEDPLPETYVDYETSPREYTLRSISTLLDVHTRVSDLYSSPHDQVAQQLRLTIETIKERQESELINNPEYGLLSQVTPEQTIQTLRGTPTPDDLDSLITKVWKTPAFFLTNPLGVAAFGREATRRGVPPPVVSLFGAQFITWRGIPIIPSDKVPVVDGKTKFILVRTGEERQGVVGLFQPGLVGEQAPGLSVRFTGINRSAIASYLVTLYSSLAVLTDDALAVLEDVGVDHFHEYK from the coding sequence ATGACGTCTGCGCAGAACGAATCGCAGGCCCTCGGCGATCTCGCCGCAAGGCAGCTAGCCAATGCCACCAAGACAGTTCCGCAACTGTCGACCATCACCCCGCGATTCCTGCTGCACCTGCTGAGCTGGGTGCCTGTCGAGGCCGGTATCTACCGCGTGAACCGCGTGGTGAACCCCGAGCAGGTCGCCATCCACGCCGAGCAGGGTTCGGGCACCGAGGATCCGCTGCCCGAGACCTACGTCGACTACGAGACCAGCCCGCGCGAGTACACGCTGCGCTCCATCTCGACGCTGCTCGACGTGCACACCCGGGTGTCGGACCTCTACTCCAGCCCGCACGACCAGGTCGCGCAGCAGCTGCGCCTGACCATCGAGACCATCAAGGAACGCCAGGAGTCCGAGCTGATCAACAACCCGGAGTACGGGTTGCTGTCGCAGGTGACGCCCGAGCAGACCATCCAGACGCTGCGCGGCACCCCGACCCCGGATGACCTCGACTCGCTGATCACCAAGGTATGGAAGACCCCGGCCTTCTTCCTGACCAACCCGCTCGGCGTGGCGGCGTTCGGCCGCGAAGCCACCCGTCGCGGCGTGCCGCCACCAGTGGTCAGCCTGTTCGGCGCCCAGTTCATCACCTGGCGCGGCATCCCGATCATCCCATCGGACAAGGTGCCGGTCGTGGACGGGAAGACGAAGTTCATCCTGGTCCGCACCGGCGAGGAGCGTCAGGGCGTGGTCGGGCTGTTCCAGCCGGGCCTGGTCGGCGAGCAGGCCCCGGGCCTGTCGGTCCGCTTCACCGGCATCAACCGGTCGGCCATCGCGTCCTACCTGGTCACGCTGTACTCGTCGCTGGCGGTGCTCACCGACGACGCGCTGGCGGTCCTCGAGGACGTCGGAGTGGACCACTTCCATGAGTACAAGTGA
- the lepA gene encoding translation elongation factor 4 — MPISSFADKTFTAPAQIRNFCIIAHIDHGKSTLADRMLQLTGVVDDRSMRAQYLDRMDIERERGITIKAQNVRLPWEVNGEQFVLHLIDTPGHVDFTYEVSRALEACEGAVLLVDAAQGIEAQTLANLYLALDRGLTIIPVLNKIDLPAADPDRYAGEIAHIIGCEPTDVLRVSGKTGAGVKELLDEVVRLVPAPTGDPDAPTRAMIFDSVYDIYRGVVTYVRVVDGKIVPREKIAMMSTGATHELLEVGIVSPEPKASEGLGVGEVGYLITGVKDVRQSKVGDTVTTARKGATEALTGYREPKPMVYSGLYPVDGSDYPNLREALDKLQLNDAALTYEPETSVALGFGFRCGFLGLLHMEITRERLEREFNLDLISTSPNVVYRVEKEDNTELIVTNPSIWPEGKVRAVHEPIVKTTVIAPSEFIGTIMELCQSRRGELQGMDYLSPERVELRYIMPLGEIIFDFFDSLKSRTRGYASLDYEEAGEQEADLVKVDILLQGEAVDAFSAIVHKDGASAYGNKMTTKLKELIPRQQFEVPVQAAIGSRIIARENIRAIRKDVLSKCYGGDITRKRKLLEKQKEGKKRMKTIGRVEVPQEAFVAALSTDAAGDKAKK, encoded by the coding sequence ATTCCCATCAGCAGTTTCGCCGACAAGACGTTCACTGCGCCGGCGCAGATTCGGAACTTCTGCATCATCGCCCATATCGACCACGGCAAGTCCACCCTGGCCGACCGCATGCTGCAGCTCACCGGCGTCGTCGACGACCGGTCGATGCGCGCGCAGTACCTGGACCGCATGGACATCGAGCGTGAGCGCGGTATCACGATCAAGGCGCAGAACGTGCGCCTGCCGTGGGAAGTCAACGGCGAGCAGTTCGTCCTGCATTTAATTGACACGCCTGGGCATGTTGATTTCACCTACGAGGTGTCGCGCGCGCTGGAGGCCTGTGAGGGTGCCGTGCTGCTGGTCGACGCCGCGCAGGGCATCGAGGCGCAGACCCTGGCCAACCTGTACCTGGCGCTCGACCGCGGATTGACCATCATCCCGGTGCTCAACAAGATCGACCTGCCGGCCGCCGACCCGGACCGCTACGCGGGTGAGATCGCGCACATCATCGGCTGCGAGCCGACCGACGTGTTGCGGGTATCGGGCAAGACCGGTGCAGGTGTGAAGGAACTGCTCGACGAGGTGGTCCGGCTGGTCCCCGCGCCGACCGGCGACCCGGATGCCCCCACCCGCGCGATGATCTTCGACTCGGTCTACGACATCTACCGCGGCGTGGTCACCTACGTCCGCGTCGTGGACGGCAAGATCGTCCCGCGCGAGAAGATCGCCATGATGTCCACCGGTGCCACCCACGAACTGCTCGAGGTCGGCATCGTGTCGCCGGAGCCCAAGGCGTCGGAGGGATTGGGCGTCGGCGAGGTGGGTTACCTCATCACCGGTGTGAAGGACGTCCGCCAGTCCAAGGTCGGTGACACGGTGACGACGGCCCGCAAGGGCGCCACCGAAGCGCTGACGGGCTACCGCGAACCCAAGCCGATGGTCTACTCGGGCCTGTACCCGGTCGACGGCTCGGACTATCCCAACCTGCGCGAGGCGCTCGACAAGCTTCAGCTCAACGACGCCGCGCTGACCTACGAGCCGGAAACGTCTGTGGCCCTTGGCTTTGGCTTCCGTTGTGGCTTCTTGGGTCTGCTCCACATGGAGATCACCCGCGAGCGCCTCGAGCGCGAGTTCAACCTGGACCTGATCTCGACCTCGCCCAACGTGGTGTACCGGGTGGAGAAGGAAGACAACACCGAGCTGATCGTCACCAACCCGTCGATCTGGCCCGAGGGCAAGGTCCGCGCCGTCCATGAGCCCATCGTGAAGACGACGGTGATCGCGCCCAGCGAATTCATCGGCACCATCATGGAGCTGTGCCAGTCCCGCCGCGGCGAGTTGCAGGGCATGGATTACCTGTCGCCGGAACGTGTCGAATTGCGGTACATCATGCCGCTCGGCGAGATCATCTTCGACTTCTTCGACTCGCTGAAGTCACGCACCCGTGGCTACGCGTCGCTGGATTACGAAGAGGCCGGCGAGCAGGAAGCCGATCTGGTGAAGGTCGACATCCTGCTGCAGGGCGAGGCCGTCGACGCGTTCAGCGCCATCGTGCACAAGGACGGCGCGTCGGCGTACGGCAACAAGATGACGACCAAGCTCAAGGAGCTGATCCCGCGTCAGCAGTTCGAGGTGCCCGTGCAGGCTGCCATCGGCTCGAGAATCATTGCGCGCGAGAACATCCGGGCCATCCGCAAGGACGTGCTCTCCAAGTGCTACGGCGGTGACATCACCCGTAAGCGGAAGCTGCTCGAGAAGCAGAAGGAGGGCAAGAAGCGCATGAAAACCATTGGCCGGGTGGAAGTTCCGCAGGAGGCCTTTGTGGCCGCATTATCAACTGATGCTGCCGGAGACAAGGCCAAGAAGTAG
- the mddA gene encoding methanethiol S-methyltransferase → MKRYLTLGYGALCYAVFLASFLYAIGFVGNIVVPRTVDHGITASIGEAVVVNLILLGLFAVQHSVMARPAFKRMWTRIVPPSIERSTYVLLSSLLLGLLYWQWRTMPQVVWHVSAPAGRYVLLTLFWAGWAIVLTSTFMINHFDLFGLRQVYLAWRGEPYRDLAFRTTLFYRVVRHPIMVGFIVAFWATPTMTAGHLMFALATTGYILIAIQLEEHDLVAGLGDSYRNYRAEVPMMIPGLHPHQHSARPHHAA, encoded by the coding sequence ATGAAGCGCTATCTGACACTTGGCTACGGCGCGCTGTGTTACGCGGTGTTCCTGGCCTCGTTCCTCTATGCCATCGGTTTCGTGGGCAACATCGTGGTGCCCCGCACCGTCGACCACGGGATCACCGCGTCCATCGGTGAGGCCGTGGTGGTCAACCTGATCCTGCTCGGCCTGTTCGCAGTGCAGCACAGTGTGATGGCGCGGCCGGCATTCAAACGGATGTGGACGCGCATCGTGCCGCCGTCCATCGAACGCAGCACCTACGTGCTGCTGTCGAGCCTGTTGCTGGGACTGCTCTATTGGCAGTGGCGGACCATGCCGCAGGTCGTCTGGCACGTCTCCGCGCCGGCCGGGCGCTACGTGCTGCTGACACTGTTTTGGGCCGGCTGGGCGATCGTGCTGACGTCGACGTTCATGATCAATCACTTCGATCTGTTCGGGCTGCGGCAGGTGTACCTGGCGTGGCGCGGAGAACCCTACCGCGACTTGGCTTTTCGGACCACGCTGTTCTATCGCGTGGTGCGGCACCCGATCATGGTCGGCTTCATCGTGGCGTTCTGGGCCACCCCGACGATGACGGCGGGGCACCTGATGTTCGCGCTGGCCACGACCGGGTACATCCTGATCGCGATCCAGCTCGAGGAGCATGATCTGGTCGCCGGTCTCGGCGACTCGTACCGGAACTATCGCGCCGAGGTGCCGATGATGATCCCGGGCCTGCACCCGCACCAGCACTCGGCGCGCCCGCACCACGCGGCGTAG
- a CDS encoding alpha-E domain-containing protein, giving the protein MLARNAESLYWIGRYVERADDTARILDVTVHQLLEDSSVDPDLASRTLLRVLGIEPPAAPLDMWSLTDLVAFGRGDAQNSIVESISAARENARGAREVTSTEMWECLNTTYNALSERERAARRLGPHEFLSFVEGRAAMFAGLADSTLSRDDGYRFMMLGRAIERVDMTVRLLLARVGDSASSPAWVTVLRSAGAHDTYLRTYRGVLDAGRVVEFMLLDRLFPRSVFYSLRLAERHLDELHNRPHDRIGATGEAQRLLGRARSELEFLQPGLLLDSLEARLAGLQRSCREIGEALALEYFHAAPWVAWTDAGHPVSVIEEGEI; this is encoded by the coding sequence ATGTTGGCGCGCAACGCGGAATCGCTGTACTGGATCGGCCGCTACGTCGAGCGGGCCGACGACACCGCCCGCATCCTGGACGTGACGGTGCACCAGCTGTTGGAGGACTCGAGCGTCGACCCCGACCTGGCGTCCCGAACCCTGTTGCGGGTCTTGGGGATCGAGCCGCCTGCGGCTCCGTTGGACATGTGGTCCTTGACCGACCTGGTCGCGTTCGGCCGCGGTGATGCGCAGAATTCGATCGTCGAGTCGATCTCCGCGGCGCGCGAGAATGCCCGCGGGGCAAGGGAAGTCACCTCGACCGAGATGTGGGAGTGCCTGAACACCACCTACAACGCTCTGTCTGAGCGGGAGCGGGCCGCCAGAAGGCTTGGGCCGCACGAGTTCCTGAGCTTCGTGGAAGGCCGCGCCGCGATGTTCGCGGGTCTGGCCGACTCGACGTTGTCGCGCGACGACGGCTACCGCTTCATGATGCTGGGCCGGGCGATCGAGCGCGTCGACATGACGGTGCGCCTGCTGCTGGCCCGTGTCGGTGACAGCGCGTCGTCGCCGGCGTGGGTGACGGTGCTGCGCTCGGCCGGTGCCCACGACACCTACCTGCGCACCTACCGCGGCGTGCTCGACGCCGGTCGGGTCGTCGAATTCATGTTGCTGGACCGGCTGTTTCCGCGGTCGGTTTTCTATTCGCTACGGCTGGCCGAGCGGCATCTCGACGAGCTGCACAACCGGCCGCACGACCGCATCGGCGCCACCGGTGAGGCCCAGCGTCTCCTCGGCCGGGCGCGCAGCGAGCTGGAGTTCCTGCAGCCGGGCCTGCTGCTGGATTCGCTGGAGGCGCGCCTGGCGGGCCTGCAGCGCAGCTGCCGAGAAATCGGAGAAGCGTTGGCGCTGGAGTACTTTCACGCGGCGCCGTGGGTCGCCTGGACGGACGCGGGCCACCCGGTGTCGGTTATCGAAGAAGGTGAGATCTGA
- a CDS encoding family 2A encapsulin nanocompartment cargo protein cysteine desulfurase: MSTSDLPLSEDDLSALASQIYATSLRPGPDSPPVTTQVAPRGVAPDATAGTSAAATAAGLAHPGTPGEFVSVPELFAPAPTSPGPEGIPPGTAPVAPRGNAVSPVSPFGGLEAFAVPSGLVPTVPGVLAGTPSAPVTPRGSAPTWPGTVPTVPDLNWSAAPAPSEDAGSYYFLQSPAVAPEPVEPVPSIQDDHEVFDVHAIRADFPILKETVNGKPLIWFDNAATTQKPQSVIDRLAYFYAHENSNIHRAAHELAARATDAYEDAREAVRRFLRASKTEEIIFVRGTTEAINLVAYSWGGKHLGPGDEIVITHLEHHANIVPWQLIAQQTGAVIKVAPVDDAGNLLLSEFEDLLGPRTKLVAATQVSNALGTVTPVKTIVELGHRYGARVLIDGAQSIPHIPIDVAELGADFFVFSGHKIFGPTGIGVLYGREDVLAETPPWQGGGNMIADVTLERSVFQGPPNKFEAGTGNIADAVGLGEAIRYVERIGIERIAAYEHALLEYATPRLAAIPGVRLVGTADEKASVLSFVLAGHEPLEVGKALNAEGIAVRAGHHCAQPILRRLGLEATVRPSFAFYNTFEEIDVFIDAVRRIAEGSP; the protein is encoded by the coding sequence ATGAGTACAAGTGATCTGCCGCTGAGCGAGGACGACCTGTCGGCGCTGGCCAGCCAGATCTACGCCACGAGCCTTCGCCCCGGCCCGGACAGCCCGCCGGTGACCACTCAGGTGGCACCGCGCGGGGTGGCTCCGGATGCGACCGCCGGAACGTCCGCGGCCGCCACCGCGGCCGGTCTGGCACACCCGGGCACACCCGGCGAGTTCGTCTCGGTGCCAGAGCTGTTCGCGCCGGCACCGACTTCGCCTGGGCCGGAAGGGATCCCGCCGGGCACGGCGCCGGTCGCACCGCGCGGTAACGCGGTGAGCCCGGTCTCGCCGTTCGGTGGCCTGGAGGCGTTCGCGGTGCCGTCGGGTCTGGTCCCGACGGTGCCGGGTGTGCTGGCGGGGACGCCGAGCGCTCCTGTCACACCCCGTGGTTCGGCTCCGACGTGGCCGGGCACCGTTCCGACGGTGCCCGATCTCAACTGGTCCGCTGCGCCGGCACCATCGGAGGATGCCGGGAGCTACTACTTCCTGCAGTCTCCGGCAGTTGCTCCCGAGCCTGTCGAACCGGTGCCGTCCATCCAGGATGATCACGAGGTCTTCGACGTCCACGCGATCCGCGCCGACTTCCCGATCCTCAAGGAGACGGTCAACGGCAAGCCGCTGATCTGGTTCGACAACGCGGCGACGACGCAGAAGCCGCAGTCGGTCATCGACCGGCTGGCGTACTTCTACGCCCACGAGAACTCGAACATCCACCGGGCCGCGCATGAGCTGGCGGCGCGGGCCACGGATGCCTACGAGGACGCCCGAGAGGCGGTCCGGCGGTTCCTCCGCGCGTCGAAGACCGAGGAGATCATCTTCGTCCGCGGCACGACCGAGGCCATCAATTTGGTGGCGTACTCGTGGGGTGGCAAGCACCTGGGTCCGGGCGACGAGATCGTCATCACCCACCTGGAGCACCACGCCAATATCGTTCCGTGGCAACTGATTGCGCAGCAGACGGGCGCGGTGATCAAGGTCGCGCCGGTCGACGATGCGGGCAACCTGTTGCTGAGTGAGTTCGAAGACCTGCTGGGCCCGCGAACGAAATTGGTTGCAGCGACGCAGGTTTCGAATGCGTTGGGCACGGTCACGCCGGTCAAGACCATCGTCGAACTGGGCCACCGCTACGGGGCCCGAGTCCTGATCGACGGCGCGCAGTCCATCCCGCACATCCCGATCGACGTGGCCGAACTCGGCGCGGATTTCTTTGTGTTCTCCGGGCACAAGATCTTCGGGCCGACGGGCATCGGCGTGCTGTACGGACGCGAGGATGTGCTGGCCGAAACCCCGCCCTGGCAGGGTGGCGGCAACATGATCGCCGACGTGACACTGGAGCGTTCGGTGTTCCAGGGTCCGCCCAACAAGTTCGAGGCCGGCACCGGCAACATCGCCGATGCCGTCGGGCTCGGTGAGGCGATCCGCTACGTGGAACGCATTGGCATCGAACGGATTGCGGCCTACGAGCACGCTCTGCTGGAGTACGCCACCCCACGGTTGGCGGCCATTCCGGGAGTGCGACTGGTGGGCACGGCCGACGAGAAGGCCAGCGTGCTGTCCTTCGTGCTGGCCGGGCACGAACCGTTGGAGGTCGGCAAGGCGCTCAACGCCGAAGGTATCGCGGTGCGGGCCGGGCACCACTGTGCCCAGCCCATCCTGCGGCGCCTGGGACTCGAGGCGACGGTGCGTCCGTCGTTCGCGTTCTACAACACGTTCGAGGAGATCGACGTGTTCATCGACGCGGTCCGCCGCATCGCCGAGGGCTCGCCCTAA
- a CDS encoding type II toxin-antitoxin system PemK/MazF family toxin, with product MLDGMASQWRTFQRLAEQLVFNDAPKLIRTLQQPDGLSRTIQQGIRFGIEVGLTALGAVPAEQQAAITAGRPVTENIVPTAHRARRIVYSPDLDGQADPGEIVWTWVVYEDDPTRGKDRPVLVVGRDRNTLLGLMLSSQDRHQGDPDWVGIGSGSWDYEGRASWVRLDRVLDVPEEGIRREGAILEREKFEIIAARLRATYSWR from the coding sequence ATGCTCGATGGCATGGCGTCGCAGTGGAGGACGTTCCAGCGTCTGGCGGAACAACTGGTGTTCAACGACGCGCCCAAGCTCATCCGCACCTTGCAGCAGCCTGACGGGCTGTCCCGGACCATTCAGCAGGGCATCCGGTTCGGCATCGAAGTGGGCCTGACGGCGCTCGGCGCGGTTCCGGCGGAGCAGCAGGCGGCCATCACCGCCGGCCGCCCGGTCACCGAGAACATCGTCCCCACCGCACACCGCGCCCGTCGCATCGTCTACTCACCTGACCTGGACGGCCAGGCCGACCCGGGCGAGATCGTCTGGACCTGGGTCGTCTACGAGGACGACCCGACGCGCGGCAAGGACCGGCCGGTGCTGGTCGTCGGCCGCGATCGCAACACCTTGCTGGGGCTGATGTTGTCCAGCCAGGACCGCCACCAGGGCGACCCCGACTGGGTGGGCATCGGATCGGGCAGCTGGGACTACGAGGGACGCGCCAGCTGGGTGCGCCTCGACCGCGTGCTCGACGTGCCGGAGGAAGGCATCCGCCGCGAAGGCGCGATCCTCGAGCGCGAGAAGTTCGAGATCATCGCCGCCCGCCTCCGCGCCACCTACTCCTGGCGCTAG
- a CDS encoding GNAT family N-acetyltransferase has product MREIQTRAATRADIGDLSQTLARAFADDPVMKWMIPDDRVRRRRLPRLFAALTKYQHLDHGGVEVASSADGIGAAALWDPPGRWQQTRGDELRTGPIMLWTLGTAVLRGQAAAELMKKHHPEEPHWYLAVIGSDPTVRGGGFGQALMRSRLDRVDAEHAPAYLESSNPANVPYYERFGFEVTGEMVLPNGGPSLIPMWRQPR; this is encoded by the coding sequence ATGCGTGAAATTCAGACCCGGGCCGCCACGCGTGCCGACATCGGCGACTTGTCGCAGACCCTTGCCCGCGCCTTCGCCGACGACCCGGTGATGAAGTGGATGATTCCCGACGATCGGGTGCGCCGCCGCCGGCTGCCGCGCCTGTTCGCAGCACTGACCAAGTACCAGCATCTGGACCACGGCGGCGTCGAGGTGGCCTCGTCTGCGGACGGTATCGGGGCCGCGGCGTTGTGGGATCCGCCGGGCAGGTGGCAGCAGACGCGCGGCGACGAGCTGCGGACCGGGCCGATCATGCTGTGGACATTGGGCACCGCCGTGTTGCGCGGACAGGCCGCCGCGGAGTTGATGAAGAAGCACCATCCGGAGGAGCCGCACTGGTACCTCGCGGTGATTGGTAGCGACCCGACGGTGCGCGGCGGCGGGTTCGGGCAAGCGTTGATGCGGTCCCGGCTGGACCGCGTCGACGCCGAACACGCCCCGGCCTATCTGGAGTCGAGCAACCCGGCGAACGTGCCCTACTACGAGCGGTTCGGGTTCGAGGTCACCGGCGAGATGGTGCTGCCGAACGGCGGGCCGAGCCTGATTCCGATGTGGCGGCAGCCGCGGTAG